CGATCACGCCGATGCGTTCGGCCAGCGGCGCCAGCCACTTCGGGCGGCAGGCGAAGTTGTACCGCCAGACGGCGAGGGTGCTGCCGGGATCGTCGGCAACGGGCGTGAACTTCCACCCGCCCGCGAGACGCTCGAAGAACCAGGACCCCTTCGTCATCTTCATGCCGACATTCGAGGGTGGGTTGTAGGAGACGTACTCGCTCTCCATCCGGAAGCCGAAACGCTGCACCGTGTAGGTCCGCACGCCCTTCCCGGGGGCGGTCGCCCCGTCGACGAAGTACTGGCGACGGATGAACGGGTCCCAGCGCTTACGGGTCTCGCCCGTGGTCTGCGAGACGGCGAACGCGACGTCCGGCGCGACCGGGACGACACAGCGGGACTCGATGACGGGCATGGAC
This portion of the Microbacterium testaceum StLB037 genome encodes:
- a CDS encoding SRPBCC family protein, which codes for MPVIESRCVVPVAPDVAFAVSQTTGETRKRWDPFIRRQYFVDGATAPGKGVRTYTVQRFGFRMESEYVSYNPPSNVGMKMTKGSWFFERLAGGWKFTPVADDPGSTLAVWRYNFACRPKWLAPLAERIGVIVLQRDMDRRIQGFARGCSDPVVLAAVR